From Solanum lycopersicum chromosome 8, SLM_r2.1, the proteins below share one genomic window:
- the GPA1 gene encoding guanine nucleotide-binding protein alpha-1 subunit (The RefSeq protein has 1 substitution compared to this genomic sequence) — protein MLSVVFENMGSLCSRNKHYSQADDEENTQTAEIERRIEQETKAEKHIQKLLLLGAGDSGKSTIFKQIKLLFQTGFDEEELKNYIPVIHANVYQTTKILHDGSKELAQNELEASKYLLSAENKEIGEKLSEIGGRLDYPHLTKDLVQDIEALWKDPAIQETLLRGNELQVPDCAHYFMENLERFSDVHYIPTKEDVLFARIRTTGVVEIQFSPVGENKKSGEVYRLFDVGGQRNERRKWIHLFEGVTAVIFCAAISEYDQTLFEDERKNRMMETKELFEWVLKQPCFEKTSFMLFLNKFDIFEQKVPKVPLNACEWFKDYQSVSTGKQEIEHAYEFVKKKFEESYFQCTAPDRVDRVFKIYRTTALDQKLVKKTFKLVDETLRRRNLFEAGLL, from the exons ATGCTGTCGGTGGTTTTCGAAAACATGGGCTCGTTGTGCAGCAGAAACAAACACTACAGTCAAGCCGATGATGAGGAAAATACTCAG ACTGCAGAGATAGAAAGACGGATTGAACAAGAAACAAAGGCAGAGAAGCATATTCAGAAACTTCTTCTACTTg GTGCCGGAGATTCGGGGAAGTCTACGATTTTTAAGCAG ATAAAACTCTTGTTCCAAACTGGCTTTGATGAAGAAGAGCTAAAGAACTACATCCCTGTCATTCATGCCAATGTTTATCAGACGATAAAA ATATTACATGATGGATCAAAGGAATTAGCTCAAAATGAATTAGAGGCCTCAAAGTATCTTCTATCAGCTGAAAATAAG GAGATCGGCGAGAAGCTTTCAGAAATTGGAGGCAGGTTGGATTATCCTCACCTGACTAAGGATCTGGTGCAGGATATTGAAGCTCTTTGGAAAGATCCTGCTATTCAA GAAACTCTGTTACGTGGTAATGAGCTTCAGGTTCCAGATTGTGCCCATTATTTCATGGAAAACTTGGAGAGATTTTCTGATGTACATTATATTCCAACAAAG GAGGATGTTCTTTTTGCCCGGATTCGAACGACGGGTGTCGTTGAAATACAGTTCAG TCCAGTTGGAGAGAACAAAAAAAGTGGAGAAGTATATAGGCTTTTTGATGTTGGAGGTCAGAGAAATGAGAGAAGAAAGTGGATACATTTATTTGAAGGTGTAACAGCAGTTATATTTTGTGCCGCTATTAGCGA GTATGATCAAACTCTATTTGAGGATGAAAGAAAGAACCGAATGATGGAGACCAAGGAACTCTTTGAGTGGGTCTTGAAACAACCATGTTTTGAG AAAACTTCCTTCATGCTGTTTCTCaacaaatttgatatatttgagcAGAAGGTTCCGAAA GTGCCCCTCAACGCTTGTGAGTGGTTTAAAGATTACCAGTCAGTTTCAACAGGAAAACAAGAGATTGAGCATGCTTATGA gtttgtaaagaaaaagttTGAGGAGTCATATTTCCAATGCACTGCACCAGATCGTGTGGACCGTGTGTTTAAGATCTATAGAACCACAGCCCTTGATCAGAAGCTTGTAAAGAAGACATTCAAACTGGTAGACGAGACCCTGAGAAGGAGAAATCTCTTCGAAGCAGGTTTATTAtga
- the GPA1 gene encoding guanine nucleotide-binding protein alpha-1 subunit isoform X1 produces the protein MLSVVFENMGSLCSRNKHYSQADDEENTQTAEIERRIEQETKAEKHIQKLLLLGAGDSGKSTIFKQIKLLFQTGFDEEELKNYIPVIHANVYQTIKILHDGSKELAQNELEASKYLLSAENKEIGEKLSEIGGRLDYPHLTKDLVQDIEALWKDPAIQETLLRGNELQVPDCAHYFMENLERFSDVHYIPTKEDVLFARIRTTGVVEIQFSPVGENKKSGEVYRLFDVGGQRNERRKWIHLFEGVTAVIFCAAISEYDQTLFEDERKNRMMETKELFEWVLKQPCFEKTSFMLFLNKFDIFEQKVPKVPLNACEWFKDYQSVSTGKQEIEHAYEFVKKKFEESYFQCTAPDRVDRVFKIYRTTALDQKLVKKTFKLVDETLRRRNLFEAGLL, from the exons ATGCTGTCGGTGGTTTTCGAAAACATGGGCTCGTTGTGCAGCAGAAACAAACACTACAGTCAAGCCGATGATGAGGAAAATACTCAG ACTGCAGAGATAGAAAGACGGATTGAACAAGAAACAAAGGCAGAGAAGCATATTCAGAAACTTCTTCTACTTg GTGCCGGAGATTCGGGGAAGTCTACGATTTTTAAGCAG ATAAAACTCTTGTTCCAAACTGGCTTTGATGAAGAAGAGCTAAAGAACTACATCCCTGTCATTCATGCCAATGTTTATCAGACGATAAAA ATATTACATGATGGATCAAAGGAATTAGCTCAAAATGAATTAGAGGCCTCAAAGTATCTTCTATCAGCTGAAAATAAG GAGATCGGCGAGAAGCTTTCAGAAATTGGAGGCAGGTTGGATTATCCTCACCTGACTAAGGATCTGGTGCAGGATATTGAAGCTCTTTGGAAAGATCCTGCTATTCAA GAAACTCTGTTACGTGGTAATGAGCTTCAGGTTCCAGATTGTGCCCATTATTTCATGGAAAACTTGGAGAGATTTTCTGATGTACATTATATTCCAACAAAG GAGGATGTTCTTTTTGCCCGGATTCGAACGACGGGTGTCGTTGAAATACAGTTCAG TCCAGTTGGAGAGAACAAAAAAAGTGGAGAAGTATATAGGCTTTTTGATGTTGGAGGTCAGAGAAATGAGAGAAGAAAGTGGATACATTTATTTGAAGGTGTAACAGCAGTTATATTTTGTGCCGCTATTAGCGA GTATGATCAAACTCTATTTGAGGATGAAAGAAAGAACCGAATGATGGAGACCAAGGAACTCTTTGAGTGGGTCTTGAAACAACCATGTTTTGAG AAAACTTCCTTCATGCTGTTTCTCaacaaatttgatatatttgagcAGAAGGTTCCGAAA GTGCCCCTCAACGCTTGTGAGTGGTTTAAAGATTACCAGTCAGTTTCAACAGGAAAACAAGAGATTGAGCATGCTTATGA gtttgtaaagaaaaagttTGAGGAGTCATATTTCCAATGCACTGCACCAGATCGTGTGGACCGTGTGTTTAAGATCTATAGAACCACAGCCCTTGATCAGAAGCTTGTAAAGAAGACATTCAAACTGGTAGACGAGACCCTGAGAAGGAGAAATCTCTTCGAAGCAGGTTTATTAtga